gcatggtgtacctaataaagtggccggtgagtgtatatatattacacatatggTATGCACAGGATACACAGAGTATAATAATCTGAATAAACAAAACATTTATTAATAGGCCTTTAGCACAGCATGTCTTGCTTCTTCACAAAGTGGGTCCAACTTGCCATCACCGCCTACAAACAAGAAGAATTATTATTATGGATCAGTCAAGCAATGTTTTTACCATTTTTGTTGGCATGCTGCTCATTGTGCAGCATGTACTGCAGGATTTGTATTTAGAAGTCTCCCGGTATTGATTGCTGCCTTACTCCATGTCTTTACTTTTGATAAGAAAAATCTAATGTTTGAACTTTACTGTCAGCTATACCTACAGACCTAAAAGGGATTGTATGAACTTTATTTTGTTCTTACTAAAGTGTATATATACCCACGTGCTATTTTGCTCCATTAACAGCAGTTCAGAAATCTGCATTACAGCAGCGGCCCAAAGATGGAAATTTTGTGTAAGAGCAATTGACTTCCAGAGAAGAGTTTTCTAGGCGTGTTCTTGAACTTCTGCATAGCCTTTTCTGGATACCACTGCCTTCATTTCTCTTTAGCCTACATTCCTCTCCTGATACACTGTATGACTGCTGTCTGTTCTGTAATCCCAGCTGTATACTGGTGGCTATTCTAGGGACTGGGAAATGGGGATACTGTCCTTTAGATTTTGTGCCTCAGTGTGATCAGTGTCAAACTGGAAACAGGCAAGCTACAGTACAGAGATACAGCAATAAGATTGTAAGCATGGCAATCAATGTCTAGGAAACACGTAGTTGGTCTGGTACAGGTACTTAAAGTGTtattgtcattataaaaaaaataatatttaaaacaagttaaaaaaatatgGTCGGTTAGAAGGGTCTGGGTGGTAAGACCACCAGGAATTGCTAGAATGAATAGGGTTTAGTTGTAAGTGCTTTTCTCCATGTCTCTTTTCCCTGCAGGACACAGGCTCCACAGCCTTTCTATTGACTTCTGCAGAAAAAGGTAGAGGAGAGAGATGCGCTTAGCTGGGTGCTTTTTCACACTTGCCCTAAAGACACAACCAAAACTCTTGATACGTTTCTAAGACAGGTcaagttgtttttgttgtttgttctTTGATATCATCCTTATTATGTCATCTAACAGGTTCCTAAAACCCATAAATATCCTACTGGTCTTACCGAAATCAAGTTCCTTGATATTACACTGAAATACGATCTCTCCATTCACCATAAGCTCCACAGTGTCCCGATCTGGTATTTCTTCTAAGACAATTTTGTGTCCATCTGCGACCAGAACTGCTGCAATTTAGATTTTAGAAACAAACAAAACCAGTTGGTTATGAGCTAAATATATCAACTTAGGCCTAATCcaaacatcagttttttttttttgtctgtaaatCAGGATCCCCATTCACTGACAGAAAACAGACCCATGGATTTCAGTGTGGTCATCCACCCATAAGTTTTTGACCACTGATCCTTTGCACAAAAAGTAGTACCTGCATGGTCTGTTATTGTGGAACAGAAGCTACAATAGACGTCAATAGGTCTGCTTTGAACGGATGACATACAGAAGCACCATTCACGTTCTGCCATTCTTCGCTGAAGCAAAGCCTAACAAGCCCTAGG
The nucleotide sequence above comes from Dendropsophus ebraccatus isolate aDenEbr1 chromosome 8, aDenEbr1.pat, whole genome shotgun sequence. Encoded proteins:
- the C8H10orf53 gene encoding UPF0728 protein C10orf53 homolog isoform X2, which codes for MPEKALVTVRFGPYMNGCGLVQHGVSRLQGLRVLVADGHKIVLEEIPDRDTVELMVNGEIVFQCNIKELDFGGDGKLDPLCEEARHAVLKAY
- the C8H10orf53 gene encoding UPF0728 protein C10orf53 homolog isoform X1, which encodes MPEKALVTVRFGPYMNGCGLVQHGVSRLQGLRAVLVADGHKIVLEEIPDRDTVELMVNGEIVFQCNIKELDFGGDGKLDPLCEEARHAVLKAY